CGCAGCGGCGCCGTCGTTCAGCGAAGAGGCGTTGCCAGCAGTCACCGAGCCGTCCTTCTTGAAGGCCGCTTTCAGTTTGCCCAGGGAGTCGGCGGTGGTGCCGGCGCGAGGCTGTTCATCGGTGGCGAAGGACAGTGGATCGCCCTTGCGCTGCGGGATCAGGATCGGGGTGATCTCATCGGCAAACCGCCCGGCTTCGATGGCGGCCACGGCTTTCTGCTGGGAAGCGGCAGCGAAGGCGTCCTGTTGCTCACGGGTCAGGCTGTACTTCTCAGCCAGATTCTCGGCGGTGATGCCCATGTGGTAATCGTTGAACGCATCCCACAAACCGTCGCTGATCATCGTGTCGACGATCTGCGCGTGACCCATGCGCAAACCGGTGCGGGCGCCCGGCATGACGTAATTGGACAGGCTCATGTTTTCCTGGCCGCCGGCGATGATCACTTCGGCATCGCCGCAGCGAATCGCCTGAGCCGCCAGATGCAGGGCTTTCAGGCCCGAGCCGCAGACTTTGTTCAGGGTCATGGCCGGCACGGCGAAGGGCAGGCCGGCCTTGATCGCGGCCTGACGCGCAGGGTTCTGCCCGGCACCGGCGGTCAATACCTGGCCCATGATCACTTCATCGACTTGCGCTGGATCAAGACCGGTTTGCGCCAGCAACTGGCGGATCACCGCAGCACCGAGGTCAACCGCGGCCACATTGGCCAGCGACCCCTGGAAGCTGCCGATGGCAGTGCGAGTGGCGGCAACAATCACAACTTCTTGCATGGAAGGATTCCTCACTGGGCAGCGAACTGCATTTCCGGGACGTGGTCAGGCACGATCAGTTTACCAGCGGTCTTGGCGACGATTTCTTCGACGCTGACGCCCGGCGCACGTTCCTTGAGAACGAACGCGCCGTCCTGGATTTCCAGGTAGGCCAGGTCGGTCAGCACGCGTTTGATGCAACCGGCGCCGGTCAGCGGCAGGCTGCAACGCGACAGCAGTTTCGACTCGCCGTCCTTGGACGCGTGGGTCATGGTGACAATGATGTTGTCCGCACCGGCCACCAGGTCCATCGCGCCGCCCATGCCCTTGACCAGTTTGCCGGGGATCATCCAGGAGGCGATGTTGCCTTCGACGTCCACTTCAAACGCGCCCAGCACGGTCAGGTCGATATGGCCGCCGCGGATCATTGCGAACGATTCGGCGGACGAGAAAATCGACGCGCCAATACGCGCGGTCACGGTTTGCTTGCCGGCGTTGATCATGTCGGCGTCGACTTCGGCGTCGGTCGGAAACGCACCCATGCCGAGCAGGCCGTTTTCCGATTGCAGCATGACTTCCATGCCTTCAGGGATGTAGTTGGCGACCAGGGTCGGAATGCCGATGCCGAGGTTCACGTAGTAGCCGTCCTGCATTTCGCGGGCGACGCGCTGAGCCATTTGTTCGCGGGAAAGTGCCATTGTTGTTATTCCTTCATTCAGTCCGGGGGCAGGGGATCACTTACGCACGGTGCGCTGTTCGATGCGCTTCTGGAACGTGCCGCAAATGACCCGGTCGACGTAGATGCCAGGGGTGTGGATCTGCGACGGGTCCAGCTCGCCGGGTTCAACGATTTCTTCGACTTCGACCACGGTGATCTTGCCGGCAGTGGCGGCCAGCGGGTTGAAGTTCTGGGCGGTGTGGCGATAGACCACGTTACCGAAATGGTCAGCTTTCCAGCCTTTGACGATGGCGAAGTCACCGGTGATGGACTCTTCCATCAGGTACTGGCGGCCCTTGAATTCGCGCACTTCCTTGCCTTCGGCCACCGGAGTGCCGACGCCGGTCGCCGTGAAGAATGCCGGGATGCCGGCACCGCCTGCGCGCATTTTCTCGGCGAGGGTGCCTTGAGGGGTCAGGACGACTTCGATTTCGCCGCTCAGCAGTTGCTTCTCGAACAGCGCGTTTTCGCCGACGTAAGAGGCCACCACCTTGCGGATCTGCCGGTCTACCAGCAGCACACCGAGGCCGAAACCGTCGACGCCGCAGTTGTTGGAGACCACGGTGAGATCACGGGTGCCGCGGTGCTGGATCTCGGCGATGAGGTTTTCCGGAATCCCGCACAGGCCGAAGCCGCCGGAGATCACGGTCATGCCGTCTTCAAGACCTGCCATCGCTTCCTCGTAGGAATACACGCGCTTGTCGAACCCTGCCATAGGCACCTCTTTTACTCTTTGTGGGCGGCTGGCTAGCCGGATGGGGAGGGAGTGTCTCGTCGTGGTATTCATTTGTTAAGTTGTTTTTTAGGTTGAATTGATTGATAAAGATCATCAATTAACTGCTGGCCAACTTGCAGCTTGAAACTTACGGCTTACCGCTGGAGCGGAGCGACTATGACCGTCAAACAGATCCGTGCATTCCTGGCCGTGGCGCAGAGTTTGAGTTTTGCCGTGGCGTGCGAGCGGCTGCACCTGTCCCAGTCGGCGTTGAGCCTGACCATCAAGGCGCTGGAGGAGGGCTTGGGCGGGCGCCTGTTCACGCGCAATACCCGCAACGTCGCACTGACCGCCGAAGGCGAATCGCTGCTGCCACTGGCTCGTCGATTGATTGCGGACTGGGACAATGCCGAGGATGAATTGCGCCAACGCTTCACCCTCCAGCGCGGCCGCGTGACCCTGGCGGCGATGCCGTCGTTTGCCGGCAACTTGCTGCCGCCGATTCTCAAGACCTTTCGCGCGCGTTACCCCAAGGTCAACGTTACGGTGAACGACGTGATCAACGAGCAGGTGCTGGAAATGGTTCGCGACCGTCAGGTGGAATTGGGCGTGGCGTTCGAACCGACCCAGAGTTCGTCGCTGGAATTCACCCCGTTGTACATCGACCGGTTTGTCGCGGTGGTGCCCCTCGATTCACCACTGGCGGAACTGGACGACATTGATTGGCAAACCTTGCTCAAGGAACCGTTCATTACCTTGCAACGACCGTCGACAGTGCGGGTGATGCTCGAGGAACATTTACAGACGCGCGGCATGAAGTTGCCGGTGGAGTTTGAAAGTCATCAGTTGGCGACGGTCGGGCGGATGGTCGCCAGCGGACTGGGCGTCAGTGCGGTGCCGGCATTGTGCGCCGGGCAAATGCGCGAGCTGGGCGCGCGTTGCATTACCCTGCGTGACCCGGTGGTGGAACGGGCGATCGGTGTGCTGACGACGGGGCATGAACTGTCGGCGGCGGCGCAGGCGTTGTTCGACATTCTCAAGGCTGAAAGTCTCGGCCAACAACTTTCCCCCTGAAATCCAACACGGTCCCGTAGGAGCTGCCGAAGACTCGGGCCGCGTTCGGCAGCTCCTGCAATTAGCAGTCAGCGGTGTTTATTTACGTGCCTCAAGAATCAGGTTGAACGGCGTTTCCGTGGCCCGCCGGAATTGCGTGAACCCCGCCTCGGTAAAGACCTTGCGTAACCGTGCCTCACCCGCCTGGGCACCGAGCCCGAGGCCGACCTCCTGGGACAGTGAGTTGGGCGTGCAGATAAAGGTCGAGGCGGCGTAGAACAGTCGTCCCACCGGAGTGGTGTTGGCATCGAGCGTGTCGTTGGCGAAGGGCTCGACCAGCAGCACCGAGCCGTCGGGTTTGAGCGATTCATAGGCATGCTTTGCGGCGCCGACCGGGTCACCCATATCGTGCAGGCAGTCGAAGTAGCAGATCAGGTCATAGTCATCGCCCGGATAACTCTTGGCGGTGCCCTGGAAGAACCGCGCCCGGCCGGTCACGCCACCTTCTTCGGCGCGCTGGGTGGCGACGGTGACCGAAGGCGCGTGGTAGTCGAAACCGACGAACCGTGAATTGGGAAACGCCTGGGCCATGATCACGGTCGACGCGCCATGACCGCAGCCAATGTCCGCCACCTTGGCGCCGGCTTCCAGTTTGGCGACCACTCCGTCGAGGGCCGGCAGCCATTCGCTGACCAGATGCGCCTTGTACCCTGGGCGGAAAAATCGCTCGGTGCCGCTGAACATGCACGGATGGTGATCACCCCAGGGCAGGGCGCCGTTGCCGCGCATGGCGTTGACCAGTTTGTCCTTGTCATGGAAAAACGACGCGACCACCCCAATACCGCCAGCCACATAAACCGGTGAGTCTTCGATCGCCAGCGCCAGGGCTTGCTCTTCGGGCAGTCGGAACTGGCCGTCGCGGTGTTCCATGTAACCGGAGGCGGCGTGGGCGCTGAGCCATTCGCGCAGCAGGCGGGTGTTGCAGCCGGTCTTCTCGGCGAGTGCTTCGGGAGTAACTGGCTGACTGTCGGCCATGGCCCGGTACAGACCAAGTTCTTCGCCGAGGATGACGTTGGCGAGCATCGCCGCGCCACCCATGTCGTTTACCAGTTTGCCCATGAAATCATTGAGTCTGGCCTCGTCCATCTTGTGTGCTCCTTCAGCAGGATCACGCTCCAGAGGCATTGTTTGTCGAGGCATGCACCTTTGGGCGGTGATCGTGGGAATGAACAGGACGATAACCGCGTCCTGGCTCCCCTACGGGGGTAATCAATAAGTCTAGTTCGTGTACCCCACCGTATCTGACTGCCTGTCCGATACAGTGGCCTGAGAAGAGCGGCGTTGGTGAACA
The window above is part of the Pseudomonas sp. B21-048 genome. Proteins encoded here:
- a CDS encoding CoA transferase subunit B; the protein is MALSREQMAQRVAREMQDGYYVNLGIGIPTLVANYIPEGMEVMLQSENGLLGMGAFPTDAEVDADMINAGKQTVTARIGASIFSSAESFAMIRGGHIDLTVLGAFEVDVEGNIASWMIPGKLVKGMGGAMDLVAGADNIIVTMTHASKDGESKLLSRCSLPLTGAGCIKRVLTDLAYLEIQDGAFVLKERAPGVSVEEIVAKTAGKLIVPDHVPEMQFAAQ
- a CDS encoding CoA transferase subunit A produces the protein MAGFDKRVYSYEEAMAGLEDGMTVISGGFGLCGIPENLIAEIQHRGTRDLTVVSNNCGVDGFGLGVLLVDRQIRKVVASYVGENALFEKQLLSGEIEVVLTPQGTLAEKMRAGGAGIPAFFTATGVGTPVAEGKEVREFKGRQYLMEESITGDFAIVKGWKADHFGNVVYRHTAQNFNPLAATAGKITVVEVEEIVEPGELDPSQIHTPGIYVDRVICGTFQKRIEQRTVRK
- a CDS encoding LysR family transcriptional regulator, giving the protein MTVKQIRAFLAVAQSLSFAVACERLHLSQSALSLTIKALEEGLGGRLFTRNTRNVALTAEGESLLPLARRLIADWDNAEDELRQRFTLQRGRVTLAAMPSFAGNLLPPILKTFRARYPKVNVTVNDVINEQVLEMVRDRQVELGVAFEPTQSSSLEFTPLYIDRFVAVVPLDSPLAELDDIDWQTLLKEPFITLQRPSTVRVMLEEHLQTRGMKLPVEFESHQLATVGRMVASGLGVSAVPALCAGQMRELGARCITLRDPVVERAIGVLTTGHELSAAAQALFDILKAESLGQQLSP
- a CDS encoding acetyl-CoA C-acetyltransferase, translating into MQEVVIVAATRTAIGSFQGSLANVAAVDLGAAVIRQLLAQTGLDPAQVDEVIMGQVLTAGAGQNPARQAAIKAGLPFAVPAMTLNKVCGSGLKALHLAAQAIRCGDAEVIIAGGQENMSLSNYVMPGARTGLRMGHAQIVDTMISDGLWDAFNDYHMGITAENLAEKYSLTREQQDAFAAASQQKAVAAIEAGRFADEITPILIPQRKGDPLSFATDEQPRAGTTADSLGKLKAAFKKDGSVTAGNASSLNDGAAAVILMSAEKAKALGLPVLAKIAAYANAGVDPAIMGIGPVSATRRCLDKAGWSIDQLDLIEANEAFAAQSLAVAKDLEWDLDKVNVNGGAIALGHPIGASGCRVLVTLLHEMIKRDAKKGLATLCIGGGQGVALAIERV
- a CDS encoding class I SAM-dependent methyltransferase, translating into MDEARLNDFMGKLVNDMGGAAMLANVILGEELGLYRAMADSQPVTPEALAEKTGCNTRLLREWLSAHAASGYMEHRDGQFRLPEEQALALAIEDSPVYVAGGIGVVASFFHDKDKLVNAMRGNGALPWGDHHPCMFSGTERFFRPGYKAHLVSEWLPALDGVVAKLEAGAKVADIGCGHGASTVIMAQAFPNSRFVGFDYHAPSVTVATQRAEEGGVTGRARFFQGTAKSYPGDDYDLICYFDCLHDMGDPVGAAKHAYESLKPDGSVLLVEPFANDTLDANTTPVGRLFYAASTFICTPNSLSQEVGLGLGAQAGEARLRKVFTEAGFTQFRRATETPFNLILEARK